A part of Labrys wisconsinensis genomic DNA contains:
- a CDS encoding MerR family transcriptional regulator produces MTMLHRDGGSHDISHYGIGDLAREFSVTLRSLRFYEQKGLLSPRRDGLSRRYSRRDHERLAMILRGKKLGFTLHEIREMLEERGPSNARMLAIGRDRLLAQIERLEQRREEIGRALVELRAAYEKEA; encoded by the coding sequence ATGACGATGCTCCACCGTGACGGCGGTTCGCACGACATCAGCCACTACGGCATCGGCGATCTCGCGCGCGAATTCAGCGTGACGTTGCGCAGCCTGCGTTTCTACGAGCAGAAGGGCCTGCTCTCGCCGCGCCGGGACGGGCTGTCGCGCCGCTACAGCCGCCGGGACCACGAGCGCCTGGCCATGATCCTGCGCGGCAAGAAGCTCGGCTTCACCCTGCACGAGATCCGCGAGATGCTCGAGGAGAGGGGGCCGTCCAACGCCCGCATGCTGGCGATCGGCCGGGACCGGCTCCTCGCCCAGATCGAGCGGCTGGAGCAGCGGCGCGAGGAGATCGGGCGCGCGCTGGTCGAGCTGCGGGCCGCCTACGAGAAGGAAGCCTGA
- a CDS encoding sugar phosphate isomerase/epimerase family protein — protein sequence MKIGMITDSLGALSFEAMLAAAAELKLETLEFACGNWSTAPHLDLGAMLDSVAARRDFAAKVADHGLAVAALNCSGNPLHPGPKGALHHRITLDTIRLASLMGVDRVVMMSGLPGGPGDANPNWIVTDWPPECLEIQRYQWEEKLIPYWRDLVAYANNLGIRKLCLELHGHQAVYNVHTLLKLRAAVGETVGANYDPSHPMWMNADPLAAVRALGPAIYYVHAKDTRIEPVPAGIDGTLEARPGERIAERSWNYITLGYGHGETWWRRFCTALRLAGYDDVLSIEHEDVMMSPLEGMRKSVELLRRVAINLA from the coding sequence ATGAAGATCGGCATGATCACCGACAGCCTCGGCGCCCTGTCCTTCGAGGCCATGCTCGCCGCCGCGGCGGAGCTGAAGCTGGAGACGCTGGAATTCGCCTGCGGCAACTGGTCGACGGCGCCCCATCTCGACCTCGGCGCCATGCTCGACAGCGTCGCGGCGCGCCGGGACTTCGCGGCCAAGGTCGCCGACCACGGCCTTGCCGTGGCCGCGCTCAACTGTTCCGGCAATCCGCTGCATCCCGGGCCCAAGGGCGCGCTGCATCACCGCATCACCCTCGACACCATCCGTCTCGCCAGCCTGATGGGCGTCGACCGGGTGGTGATGATGTCCGGGCTCCCCGGCGGGCCGGGCGATGCCAACCCCAACTGGATCGTCACGGACTGGCCGCCGGAATGCCTGGAGATCCAGCGCTACCAGTGGGAGGAGAAGCTGATCCCCTATTGGCGCGACCTCGTCGCCTACGCCAACAATCTCGGCATCCGCAAGCTCTGCCTGGAGCTGCACGGCCACCAGGCGGTGTACAATGTCCATACGCTCCTGAAGCTGCGCGCCGCGGTCGGCGAGACCGTCGGCGCCAACTACGACCCCAGCCATCCCATGTGGATGAACGCCGATCCGCTGGCGGCGGTCCGGGCGCTCGGCCCGGCCATCTACTATGTCCACGCCAAGGACACCCGGATCGAGCCGGTGCCGGCCGGAATCGACGGCACGCTCGAGGCCCGGCCCGGCGAGCGCATCGCCGAGCGCAGCTGGAACTACATCACGCTCGGCTACGGCCACGGCGAGACCTGGTGGCGCCGGTTCTGCACCGCGCTGAGGCTCGCGGGCTATGACGACGTGCTCTCCATCGAGCATGAGGACGTGATGATGTCGCCGCTGGAGGGCATGCGCAAATCGGTGGAGCTCCTGCGCAGGGTGGCGATCAACCTCGCCTGA
- a CDS encoding D-aminopeptidase yields MTEIARALDRAIEDLPLLFRGPGGAVAVLREGAVLARHAWGYADLAGRIPFSPRTLVPVCSITKQFTCAALLEEVGDPAALDAALAARLALLHEPPPRIVDLCHNQSGLRDYWALTVLCGATPEGAFRPADAAALIGGTRSLHFPPGTQYSYSNGNFRLLSDLIEDRAGRPFGEILRRRVLEPAGMEEARLNPETGDLPGEAVGYEGNEAFGYVPAVNRIHWTGDAGLCASLDDMIAWERFIDATRQDAAGLYRRLAVAPAFADGRPARYGFGLAHLDSGGVGLTGHGGALRGWRSQRLHAAAERLSVVVLFNHAAEAREAALHLMRAALGQELASAPAAGLDAAWAGAYHDEATGLLLDLAAAGGGRLSARFATGADLLRSGPDGTAASPSMTLRRDGDIIDMERPGDNLRTRLYRVEGPVRPDIAGRFHAAELGATLTVTDAGGIMHAAFDGMLGRGPMQPLYPVAADLWRMPCQRGMDAPAPGDWTVRVARDQGGAVAGLTFGCWLARRVRFERMA; encoded by the coding sequence ATGACCGAGATCGCCCGCGCGCTCGACCGCGCCATCGAGGACCTCCCCCTGCTGTTCAGGGGACCGGGGGGCGCGGTCGCCGTGCTGCGCGAGGGGGCCGTGCTGGCGCGCCACGCCTGGGGCTATGCCGATCTCGCCGGGCGCATCCCGTTCTCGCCACGCACCCTGGTGCCGGTCTGCTCGATCACCAAGCAGTTCACCTGCGCCGCCCTGCTCGAGGAGGTCGGCGATCCCGCGGCGCTGGATGCGGCGCTCGCCGCCCGGCTGGCGCTGCTGCACGAGCCGCCGCCGCGGATCGTCGACCTCTGCCACAACCAGTCCGGGCTGCGTGACTATTGGGCGCTCACCGTGCTGTGCGGCGCGACGCCCGAAGGGGCGTTCCGTCCGGCCGATGCCGCGGCCCTGATCGGCGGGACGCGCAGCCTGCACTTCCCGCCGGGCACGCAGTATTCCTATTCGAACGGCAATTTCCGCCTCCTGTCCGATCTCATCGAGGATCGCGCCGGCCGGCCCTTCGGCGAGATCCTGCGCCGGCGCGTGCTCGAGCCGGCCGGCATGGAGGAGGCCCGGCTCAATCCCGAGACCGGCGACCTGCCGGGCGAGGCCGTCGGCTACGAGGGCAACGAGGCCTTCGGCTACGTGCCCGCGGTCAACCGCATCCATTGGACCGGCGACGCGGGCCTCTGCGCCTCACTCGACGACATGATCGCCTGGGAGCGCTTCATCGACGCGACGCGCCAGGACGCGGCCGGCCTCTACCGCCGCCTCGCCGTGGCGCCGGCCTTCGCCGATGGCCGCCCGGCCCGCTACGGCTTCGGCCTGGCGCATCTGGACAGCGGCGGCGTCGGGCTGACCGGCCATGGCGGCGCCCTGCGCGGCTGGCGCAGCCAGAGGCTGCACGCGGCGGCGGAACGGCTGTCGGTGGTGGTGCTGTTCAACCATGCGGCCGAGGCGCGCGAGGCGGCGCTGCACCTGATGCGCGCCGCCCTCGGGCAGGAGCTGGCGTCCGCCCCGGCGGCCGGCCTCGACGCGGCCTGGGCCGGCGCTTATCACGACGAGGCGACCGGCCTGCTGCTCGACCTCGCCGCTGCGGGCGGCGGCCGGCTGTCCGCCCGCTTCGCCACCGGGGCCGACCTGCTGCGGTCAGGGCCGGACGGAACCGCCGCTTCGCCGTCGATGACGCTGCGGCGCGACGGCGACATCATCGACATGGAGCGGCCGGGCGACAATCTGCGCACCCGCCTCTACCGGGTCGAGGGGCCGGTACGGCCCGACATCGCCGGGCGCTTCCATGCCGCCGAGCTCGGGGCGACACTCACCGTCACGGATGCCGGCGGCATCATGCACGCTGCCTTCGACGGCATGCTCGGCCGCGGGCCGATGCAGCCGCTCTATCCCGTCGCGGCCGACCTCTGGCGCATGCCCTGCCAGCGCGGCATGGACGCGCCCGCCCCCGGGGACTGGACGGTGCGGGTCGCCCGGGACCAGGGCGGCGCGGTTGCCGGGTTGACGTTCGGTTGCTGGCTCGCCCGCCGTGTTCGATTCGAGCGGATGGCCTGA
- the iolG gene encoding inositol 2-dehydrogenase, giving the protein MLDVCLFGAGLIGSVHAVNLARHPRVRLRYVVDPRPEAAARIAAQTGATVADAATALDDPAVGAVMIASATRSHADLAAAAAARGKAIFCEKPIDLDLARTDACLAAVRAAGVIFQIGFNRRFDPSFRALKHRLDAREIGSVEQVIITSRDPEPETEEALAAGGGVFREMTIHDFDMARHLLGEEPVALFATGSSLVSPAYARLGDYDTAMFVLRTASGRQCHINNSVRASYGYDQRIEVHGSDGMLRAGNRAPTSVEHSGVRAVSTDKPLHFFVERYAESYAAELDHFVACVEQGREPEVGAEDGRKAMILCEAALVSAASGRFEPVRY; this is encoded by the coding sequence ATGCTCGATGTCTGCCTGTTCGGCGCCGGCCTGATCGGCTCGGTCCACGCGGTGAACCTGGCGCGCCACCCGCGGGTGCGTCTGCGCTACGTCGTCGACCCCCGGCCCGAGGCCGCCGCGCGCATCGCCGCGCAGACCGGCGCCACCGTCGCCGATGCCGCGACCGCGCTGGACGACCCGGCCGTCGGCGCGGTCATGATCGCCTCGGCGACGCGCAGCCACGCCGACCTCGCCGCCGCGGCGGCCGCCCGCGGCAAGGCGATCTTCTGCGAGAAGCCGATCGACCTCGATCTTGCCCGCACCGATGCCTGCCTCGCCGCGGTCAGGGCGGCCGGCGTGATCTTCCAGATCGGCTTCAACCGCCGCTTCGACCCGAGCTTCCGGGCGCTGAAGCATCGGCTCGACGCCCGGGAGATCGGCAGCGTCGAGCAGGTGATCATCACCAGCCGCGATCCCGAGCCGGAGACCGAGGAGGCCCTGGCCGCCGGCGGCGGCGTCTTCCGGGAGATGACCATCCACGATTTCGACATGGCCCGCCACCTCCTGGGCGAGGAGCCGGTGGCGCTGTTCGCCACCGGCTCCTCCCTGGTCTCGCCCGCCTATGCCCGGCTCGGCGACTACGACACCGCCATGTTCGTCCTGCGCACCGCCTCGGGCCGCCAGTGCCACATCAACAACAGCGTGCGGGCGAGCTACGGCTACGACCAGCGCATCGAAGTGCACGGCTCCGACGGCATGCTCCGGGCGGGCAACCGCGCCCCGACCTCGGTGGAGCACTCGGGCGTCCGCGCCGTCTCGACCGACAAGCCGCTCCACTTCTTCGTCGAGCGCTATGCGGAGTCCTATGCGGCCGAGCTCGACCATTTCGTCGCCTGCGTCGAGCAGGGGCGCGAGCCCGAGGTCGGCGCCGAGGATGGGCGCAAGGCGATGATCCTGTGCGAGGCGGCGCTCGTCTCCGCCGCCTCCGGCCGGTTCGAGCCGGTCCGCTACTGA
- a CDS encoding carbohydrate ABC transporter permease, producing MSGAERRRGRERLQGAGLDLALPYLLLAPGVLIVLGVLVYPLWDGLRASTRLYRYGSPVADVGLANYVRLWSDAQFLNSLWVTVRFVTLSVAIEAVLGFALALFCLREFTGIRLLRTALIVPMVITPVVVGIVFRLIYASDVGMLTAVSAAFGGGEVQILGNPTGAFAGLVVLDVWEWTPLMFLILLAGLQSLPQEPFEAARVDGAGPWRSFVDLTLPMMRPVLAIAIVLRTIDAFGTFDQVFVLTRGGPGEATRLVSLYGYDTAFKFQQTGYAAAMFVTIGLIVLAFALAAVRLLRRIEPS from the coding sequence ATGAGCGGGGCGGAGCGACGCCGGGGCCGGGAGAGGCTGCAGGGGGCCGGGCTCGACCTGGCGCTGCCCTATCTCCTCCTGGCCCCCGGCGTGCTCATCGTGCTCGGCGTGCTGGTCTACCCGCTCTGGGACGGCCTGCGCGCCAGCACGCGGCTCTACCGCTACGGCTCGCCGGTGGCGGATGTGGGGCTCGCCAACTATGTCCGGCTGTGGAGCGATGCCCAGTTCCTCAATTCGCTGTGGGTGACGGTGCGCTTCGTCACCCTCTCGGTCGCGATCGAGGCGGTGCTCGGCTTCGCGCTCGCCCTGTTCTGCCTGCGCGAGTTCACCGGCATCCGCCTGCTGCGCACGGCGCTGATCGTGCCGATGGTGATCACGCCGGTGGTGGTCGGCATCGTCTTTCGGCTGATCTATGCCAGCGACGTCGGCATGCTGACCGCCGTCTCCGCGGCCTTCGGCGGCGGCGAGGTCCAGATCCTCGGCAACCCCACCGGCGCCTTCGCCGGCCTCGTCGTGCTCGACGTCTGGGAGTGGACGCCGCTGATGTTCCTGATCCTGCTGGCGGGGCTGCAGTCGCTGCCGCAGGAGCCGTTCGAGGCGGCGCGGGTCGACGGTGCCGGCCCCTGGCGCAGCTTCGTCGACCTCACCCTGCCGATGATGCGGCCGGTGCTGGCCATCGCCATCGTGCTGCGGACCATCGACGCCTTCGGCACCTTCGACCAGGTGTTCGTGCTGACCCGCGGCGGGCCGGGGGAGGCGACGCGGCTGGTGTCGCTCTACGGCTACGACACCGCCTTCAAGTTCCAGCAGACCGGCTATGCCGCGGCGATGTTCGTCACGATCGGCCTGATCGTGCTCGCCTTCGCGCTGGCCGCGGTGCGGCTGCTGCGCCGGATCGAACCGTCATGA
- a CDS encoding glutamine synthetase family protein: protein MSEAPEPLVVVATTDLCAVTRGRSVPEHRLAKVAASGIGWVPANISLTALGTIADPNPWGSSGDLRILPDLTARYRTGLTGSATPFDMVAGDIVELDGAPWAACTRTLLRQALADLRARTGLAVVAAFEQEFQLVDAALPEAHPFSLSALRRTDPFAPRLQAALQEAGVEPEMVIAEYGRDQFEIVHAPADALAAADRAVAIREITREVARNLGWRASFAPKTAPDGVGNGVHVHLSFLDPAGRPAAYDPARPGRLSAAAGSFCAGILHHLPALTAFSAPGVSSYYRLKPHSWSSSYTWLADRDREATLRICPTVGFGGGDPARQFNIEFRAADATANPYLVLAALIRAGLEGLAAEMPAPPLVSGDPTAMTPAQRDALGLVRLPETLAAALAALEADTVARGWFAPVFVETYLGVKRAEMAALGERDAAAVCALYRTLY, encoded by the coding sequence ATGAGCGAGGCGCCGGAACCGCTGGTCGTCGTCGCCACCACGGACCTCTGCGCCGTCACCCGCGGCCGCTCGGTGCCGGAGCACCGCCTGGCCAAGGTGGCGGCCAGCGGCATCGGCTGGGTGCCGGCCAACATCTCGCTGACGGCGCTCGGCACCATCGCCGATCCCAATCCCTGGGGCTCCTCCGGCGACCTGCGCATCCTGCCCGATCTCACGGCGCGCTATCGCACCGGCCTCACCGGTTCGGCCACGCCCTTCGACATGGTGGCCGGCGACATCGTCGAGCTCGACGGCGCGCCCTGGGCCGCCTGCACCCGCACGCTGCTGCGCCAGGCCCTCGCCGACCTGCGAGCCCGCACCGGCCTTGCCGTGGTCGCGGCCTTCGAGCAGGAATTCCAGCTCGTCGACGCGGCCCTGCCGGAGGCCCATCCCTTCTCGCTGTCGGCCCTGCGCCGCACCGATCCCTTCGCGCCCCGCCTGCAGGCGGCGCTGCAGGAGGCCGGCGTCGAGCCGGAGATGGTGATCGCCGAATATGGCCGCGACCAGTTCGAGATCGTCCACGCCCCGGCCGATGCGCTCGCCGCCGCCGACCGTGCCGTCGCCATCCGCGAGATCACCCGCGAGGTGGCGCGCAATCTCGGCTGGCGCGCCAGCTTCGCACCCAAGACGGCGCCGGACGGCGTCGGCAACGGCGTCCACGTCCACCTCTCCTTCCTCGATCCGGCGGGCCGGCCGGCGGCCTACGATCCCGCGCGGCCCGGCCGGCTGTCCGCCGCGGCCGGCAGCTTCTGTGCCGGCATCCTGCACCACCTGCCGGCGCTCACCGCCTTCTCAGCCCCGGGCGTCTCGTCCTATTATCGGCTGAAGCCGCACAGCTGGAGCTCTTCCTACACCTGGCTGGCCGACCGCGACCGCGAAGCGACGCTGCGCATCTGCCCGACGGTGGGCTTCGGCGGCGGCGATCCCGCCCGCCAGTTCAACATCGAGTTCCGCGCCGCCGACGCCACTGCCAACCCCTATCTCGTGCTGGCCGCGCTGATCCGCGCGGGGCTGGAAGGCCTCGCCGCCGAGATGCCGGCCCCGCCGCTGGTCAGCGGCGACCCGACGGCCATGACCCCTGCGCAACGCGACGCGCTCGGCCTCGTCCGCCTGCCCGAGACCCTGGCCGCGGCGCTCGCCGCGCTCGAAGCCGACACGGTGGCCCGGGGCTGGTTCGCGCCGGTGTTCGTCGAGACCTATCTCGGCGTCAAGCGTGCCGAGATGGCGGCGCTCGGCGAGCGCGACGCGGCGGCGGTCTGCGCGCTCTACCGGACGCTCTACTGA
- a CDS encoding cysteine hydrolase family protein: MSTDPSRRDAPYVAGETALLLVDMQRIWLEPGLDPSHPERGPDHYFYRQTAAQTVPNQQRLLAAARAAGVEVIHTIIQSLTRDGRDRSLDHKLTPIHIPPDLPEGLPPAALAPAGDEILLPKTSSGVFNSTNIDYLLKNLGIRQLVVAGILTDQCVDMAVRDAADRGYLVTCVADACATVTPERHETALKAFGGYCWLADTAAVAARFEALGAGRPGR, from the coding sequence GTGAGCACGGATCCATCGCGGCGGGATGCCCCCTATGTCGCCGGGGAGACGGCGCTGCTGCTGGTGGACATGCAGCGCATCTGGCTGGAGCCGGGGCTCGACCCCTCCCATCCCGAGCGGGGCCCGGACCATTATTTCTACCGCCAGACCGCGGCGCAGACCGTGCCGAACCAGCAGCGCCTGCTCGCCGCCGCCCGCGCCGCCGGTGTGGAGGTGATCCACACCATCATCCAGAGCCTGACCCGCGACGGGCGCGACCGCTCGCTCGACCACAAGCTGACGCCGATCCATATCCCGCCGGACCTCCCCGAGGGCCTGCCCCCGGCCGCGCTCGCCCCGGCCGGTGACGAGATCCTGCTGCCCAAGACCTCGTCCGGTGTCTTCAACTCCACCAATATCGACTATCTCCTCAAGAATCTCGGCATCCGCCAGCTCGTCGTCGCCGGCATCCTTACCGACCAGTGCGTCGACATGGCGGTGCGGGACGCGGCCGACCGCGGCTATCTCGTCACCTGCGTCGCCGACGCCTGCGCCACGGTGACGCCCGAGCGGCACGAGACGGCGCTGAAGGCCTTCGGCGGCTATTGCTGGCTCGCGGACACCGCTGCGGTGGCCGCCCGCTTCGAGGCCCTCGGCGCGGGACGGCCCGGCCGATGA
- a CDS encoding carbohydrate ABC transporter permease: protein MRERIARAFVVVLVLGIVFLPIYWMVSTSLKSNKEITQEATLYPHAPSLDNYLHLFAEKQFGAYLANSLVVTGASVVVALAVGTLGAYAIARFRLRFGLERRVGLALLTLRIVPPVVILVPVYLLMLQLRLLDTWLGLVLTYTAFNITFCVWTMESFFREIPADLEEAAMVDGDSRFGAFLRIALPLAAPGLTATAIFAVIITFNEFLFALALTATPRAMTMPRGTATLIGRIDTDWASMAAAGVLGALPIVIFALIVQRHLVRGMTMGAVK, encoded by the coding sequence ATGAGGGAGAGGATCGCGCGGGCCTTCGTCGTCGTGCTGGTGCTGGGGATCGTGTTCCTGCCGATCTACTGGATGGTGTCGACGTCGCTGAAGTCGAACAAGGAGATCACCCAGGAGGCGACGCTCTATCCGCACGCGCCGTCCCTCGACAACTACCTGCATCTCTTCGCCGAGAAGCAGTTCGGCGCCTATCTCGCCAACTCGCTGGTGGTCACCGGCGCCTCGGTCGTCGTCGCCCTGGCGGTCGGCACGCTCGGCGCCTATGCGATCGCGCGGTTTCGGCTGCGCTTCGGCCTGGAGCGCCGGGTCGGCCTCGCCCTCCTGACGTTGCGCATCGTCCCGCCGGTGGTGATCCTGGTCCCGGTCTACCTCCTGATGCTGCAGCTCCGGCTGCTCGACACCTGGCTCGGCCTCGTCCTGACCTACACCGCCTTCAACATCACCTTCTGCGTCTGGACGATGGAGAGCTTCTTCCGCGAGATCCCGGCGGACCTGGAGGAGGCGGCCATGGTCGACGGCGATTCCCGCTTCGGCGCGTTCCTGCGCATCGCCCTGCCGCTGGCCGCGCCGGGCCTGACCGCGACGGCGATCTTCGCGGTGATCATCACCTTCAACGAGTTCCTGTTCGCTCTCGCCCTGACGGCGACGCCGCGGGCGATGACCATGCCGCGCGGCACCGCCACGCTGATCGGGCGCATCGACACGGACTGGGCCTCGATGGCGGCGGCCGGCGTGCTCGGTGCCCTGCCGATCGTGATCTTCGCCCTCATCGTGCAGCGCCACCTCGTGCGCGGCATGACCATGGGGGCGGTCAAATGA
- a CDS encoding ABC transporter ATP-binding protein has translation MSAVTYERVGKSFGGFIALHSLDIALPDRTFLALLGPSGCGKTTALRILAGLDMPTSGRVLIGSRDVTRLQPRDRDVAMVFQSYALYPHMTIADNIGYPLWIRKMPATERALRIREVAAALEIDRLLERHPRQLSGGQRQRVALARAIVRDPAAFLMDEPLSNLDARLRLTMRGEIKRLCQRLGATTLYVTHDQAEALTMADLVAVMQGGLLQQVAPPDEIYERPANRFVAGFVGNPPMNVLRAIVGEDGLQVGGVRLGLDEARRQACLDAGAVEIGLRPEDLGIVEPGTPGALAGEVYVVEPMGNETLVDVRVRGERLAVRAGRGFTARIGAGVGLAFDPANACFFDKTGFTVVHRVNNKRG, from the coding sequence GTGAGCGCCGTCACCTACGAGCGCGTCGGCAAGAGCTTCGGCGGCTTCATCGCCCTGCACTCGCTCGACATCGCCCTGCCGGACCGCACCTTCCTGGCCCTGCTCGGCCCCTCGGGCTGCGGCAAGACCACGGCGCTGCGCATCCTCGCCGGCCTCGACATGCCGACCTCCGGCCGGGTGCTGATCGGCAGCCGCGACGTCACGCGCCTGCAGCCGCGCGACCGCGACGTCGCCATGGTGTTCCAGAGCTATGCGCTCTATCCCCACATGACCATCGCCGACAATATCGGCTATCCCCTCTGGATCCGGAAGATGCCGGCGACCGAGCGCGCCCTGCGCATCCGGGAGGTGGCGGCGGCGCTGGAGATCGACCGCCTGCTCGAGCGCCATCCGCGCCAGCTCTCGGGCGGCCAGCGCCAGCGCGTCGCCCTGGCGCGGGCGATCGTGCGCGATCCCGCCGCCTTCCTGATGGACGAGCCGCTGTCGAATCTCGACGCGCGCCTCAGGCTGACCATGCGCGGCGAGATCAAGCGGCTGTGCCAGCGGCTCGGCGCCACCACGCTCTACGTCACCCACGACCAGGCGGAGGCGCTCACCATGGCCGATCTGGTCGCGGTGATGCAGGGCGGGTTGCTGCAGCAGGTCGCCCCGCCGGACGAGATCTACGAGCGTCCGGCCAACCGCTTCGTCGCCGGCTTCGTCGGCAACCCGCCGATGAACGTGCTGCGGGCGATCGTCGGGGAGGACGGCCTGCAGGTCGGCGGCGTCCGCCTGGGGCTGGACGAGGCGCGGCGGCAGGCCTGCCTCGATGCCGGCGCGGTCGAGATCGGCCTCAGGCCCGAGGATCTCGGCATCGTCGAGCCCGGCACGCCCGGCGCGTTGGCGGGGGAGGTCTACGTCGTCGAGCCGATGGGCAACGAGACGCTGGTCGACGTGCGCGTCCGGGGCGAGCGCCTGGCGGTGCGGGCCGGCCGCGGCTTCACCGCCCGCATTGGCGCCGGCGTCGGCCTCGCCTTCGATCCGGCCAATGCCTGCTTCTTCGACAAGACCGGCTTCACGGTGGTGCATCGCGTCAACAACAAGAGGGGATGA
- a CDS encoding extracellular solute-binding protein: protein MTRPQDPALPLSRRALLQGTAALALGASGLAAPAPAAAAAGKVVVGAFADGGLTPFKQTIIPLAKAEGFDIEFLEDEYGVTLEKWFADAKSGAGQYDLYLLDDPWVPQFGAADLLEDLGAGGVDGADKDWIGPMIDMGYWPPRQGPRVKGFETAAPKLVCVPFVGDLQTLTYRTDVYGETAPATWDEILAKGKAGVAAGKIKYPVVFRGVTGNPIVTSWYPIFLSFGGRFFDDKWNVAFNSEAGKASADFFVGALKQGAPPGVVEFDSDQEGAAILGGDAGAIIQYSGNALKADDPAQCKVVGKLGFGVVPKKVAAIAQMGIFIAGVPKSAPNKANAIAFLQWYASPRIQARLAEAGSIPVKRSAFAVPDPGNRLIPVALQQLDAGALPRPRTPDWAKVEELLGIQLNKALQAGSGGGGALDVAAAQVTDYLTQAGYYP from the coding sequence ATGACACGCCCGCAAGATCCGGCCCTCCCGCTGAGCCGCCGCGCCCTGCTGCAGGGCACCGCGGCGCTGGCGCTGGGCGCCTCCGGCCTCGCCGCACCGGCGCCGGCTGCGGCCGCGGCCGGCAAGGTGGTCGTCGGCGCCTTCGCCGACGGCGGCCTGACGCCGTTCAAGCAGACGATCATTCCGCTGGCCAAGGCGGAAGGCTTCGACATCGAGTTCCTCGAGGACGAATACGGCGTCACCCTGGAAAAATGGTTCGCGGACGCCAAGAGCGGCGCCGGCCAGTACGATCTCTACCTGCTCGACGATCCCTGGGTGCCGCAATTCGGCGCCGCCGATCTCCTGGAGGACCTCGGCGCCGGCGGCGTCGACGGCGCGGACAAGGACTGGATCGGCCCGATGATCGACATGGGCTATTGGCCGCCGCGCCAGGGCCCGCGGGTCAAGGGGTTCGAGACGGCGGCGCCGAAGCTGGTCTGTGTGCCCTTCGTCGGCGACCTCCAGACCCTGACCTATCGCACCGACGTCTACGGCGAGACGGCGCCCGCCACCTGGGACGAGATCCTGGCCAAGGGCAAGGCCGGCGTCGCCGCCGGCAAGATCAAGTACCCCGTGGTGTTCCGCGGCGTCACCGGCAACCCGATCGTCACCAGCTGGTATCCGATCTTCCTGTCCTTCGGCGGCCGGTTCTTCGACGACAAATGGAATGTCGCCTTCAATTCCGAGGCCGGCAAGGCCTCGGCCGACTTCTTCGTCGGCGCGCTCAAGCAGGGCGCCCCGCCCGGCGTGGTCGAGTTCGATTCCGACCAGGAGGGCGCGGCCATCCTCGGCGGCGATGCCGGCGCCATCATCCAATATTCCGGCAACGCCCTGAAGGCCGACGACCCCGCGCAGTGCAAGGTGGTCGGCAAGCTCGGCTTCGGCGTGGTGCCGAAGAAGGTCGCGGCCATCGCCCAGATGGGCATCTTCATCGCCGGCGTGCCGAAATCGGCGCCGAACAAGGCCAATGCCATCGCCTTCCTGCAATGGTACGCGAGCCCGCGGATCCAGGCCCGGCTCGCCGAGGCCGGCTCGATCCCGGTCAAGCGCAGCGCCTTTGCCGTGCCCGATCCCGGCAACCGCCTGATCCCGGTGGCGCTGCAGCAGCTCGACGCCGGCGCGCTGCCGCGGCCGCGCACGCCCGACTGGGCCAAGGTCGAGGAGCTGCTCGGCATCCAGCTCAACAAGGCGCTGCAGGCCGGCTCCGGCGGCGGGGGCGCGCTGGACGTGGCGGCGGCGCAGGTGACGGACTACCTGACCCAGGCCGGCTACTATCCATGA